In Prosthecochloris sp. GSB1, the following proteins share a genomic window:
- a CDS encoding Fic family protein — protein sequence MAIGDAVVHQLQQRHADLMKERPETAPGEFKDRENFAGNTTFVSPKNVRGTLIEGSKLLPSVPSGMARALLAMFIVSEVHPFIDGNGRLARLVMNSELSVVNASRIIIPTLFREEYLDCLRVLTRQGKPEAFINAMQKIQQWSAEFDYTDLDHVISLMLACNAFEKSREQYQLLNVSDLKEMRLFRNNNNSAMHQHIISFLFQHKADCIGSHPQLPSGFCQR from the coding sequence ATGGCAATCGGTGACGCCGTTGTGCACCAGTTACAGCAGCGCCACGCCGATCTCATGAAAGAACGGCCAGAAACAGCTCCCGGCGAGTTCAAAGACCGGGAGAATTTTGCAGGCAATACCACCTTTGTCTCACCAAAAAACGTCCGGGGAACCCTGATCGAAGGAAGCAAACTCTTGCCATCAGTACCTTCCGGTATGGCACGAGCATTGCTGGCTATGTTCATTGTCTCGGAAGTGCACCCGTTTATCGATGGAAACGGACGACTCGCTCGACTGGTCATGAACTCGGAGTTGTCCGTAGTGAATGCAAGCAGGATCATTATCCCGACGCTCTTCAGGGAAGAATATCTGGATTGCCTGCGCGTGCTCACACGTCAGGGAAAACCTGAAGCGTTTATAAACGCTATGCAGAAAATCCAGCAATGGAGCGCTGAATTCGACTACACCGATCTGGATCATGTCATCTCCCTGATGCTTGCCTGCAATGCTTTCGAAAAATCCCGCGAGCAGTACCAGTTGCTCAACGTTTCTGACTTGAAAGAGATGAGGTTGTTCCGTAATAACAATAACTCAGCGATGCATCAGCATATAATATCATTCCTTTTTCAGCATAAAGCTGACTGCATTGGTAGTCACCCCCAGTTGCCTTCCGGTTTCTGCCAACGATAG
- a CDS encoding SDR family NAD(P)-dependent oxidoreductase: protein MTKNVVLIAGATGGIGTACIEEFHNDGWDVVGLSRQSSFSEGRARIYGANYEEQQSLDHAVKSIIHDYGRIDAVVHSVGDIYEPAALIDIEMERWEESFQTCLGTAIGVTKSTYSEICDRSGCYIFISSVASSKVYPGIADYCAMKAALSAFSRCLANELAPHNARSNCLSPAVVNTPLFHKSDYSLEEASAWHKLGRIGEPHEIASFARFLANRSTGSWITGQDYFIDGGMFL from the coding sequence ATGACAAAGAACGTTGTTTTGATAGCAGGAGCAACAGGGGGGATCGGCACCGCTTGCATTGAAGAGTTTCACAATGATGGATGGGATGTTGTTGGGCTCAGTCGGCAATCGTCTTTCTCAGAAGGCCGAGCTAGAATCTATGGTGCAAATTATGAAGAGCAACAGTCTCTCGATCATGCAGTTAAGTCTATTATACATGATTATGGACGAATCGATGCAGTTGTGCATTCGGTTGGAGATATTTACGAGCCTGCCGCCTTAATTGATATTGAAATGGAAAGATGGGAGGAGTCATTTCAAACATGCCTGGGTACAGCGATTGGTGTTACTAAATCAACATACAGCGAAATATGTGATAGATCCGGGTGCTATATCTTCATTTCCTCCGTTGCATCAAGCAAGGTTTATCCCGGCATTGCTGACTACTGCGCAATGAAAGCAGCCTTAAGCGCATTCAGTAGATGCTTGGCAAATGAGTTGGCTCCTCATAATGCTCGCTCAAACTGCTTGAGTCCAGCAGTTGTAAACACTCCGCTCTTCCATAAAAGCGACTATTCATTGGAAGAGGCTTCTGCATGGCATAAATTGGGGCGAATTGGAGAGCCGCATGAAATAGCATCATTTGCACGTTTTTTAGCAAATCGATCAACTGGCTCATGGATTACTGGACAGGATTATTTCATCGATGGAGGGATGTTTTTATGA
- a CDS encoding radical SAM protein, whose product MSNNTVYPCRFNVPSSSSERLVVWEITNNCNLNCFHCCNNSGLNAGVNDEVSMETSIKVTHEFKDLNVTEVYFSGGEPLTRPDFLKILASIDPMLTKIYLASNGTTITEKVAEGLSKFNISGISISLDGHTAEMHSLVRGDLSCFDKTVEGIRLCVRKNLPFRVTSVITNDNANFIRDFLDLLLEIGVPSVVFQAIQGDSGRAAKHGNFVLDDTKKS is encoded by the coding sequence ATGAGCAATAATACTGTTTATCCATGTCGATTCAATGTTCCAAGCTCTTCATCGGAGCGATTAGTTGTTTGGGAAATTACAAATAACTGTAATCTAAATTGCTTCCACTGTTGCAATAACTCAGGCCTAAATGCTGGCGTGAATGATGAGGTTTCAATGGAGACCTCAATCAAAGTCACTCATGAGTTTAAGGATCTAAACGTCACAGAAGTGTATTTCTCTGGAGGCGAACCACTCACGCGGCCAGATTTTTTAAAGATATTGGCATCAATTGATCCAATGCTTACAAAAATCTATTTAGCATCCAATGGAACAACTATTACTGAGAAAGTTGCTGAAGGATTATCAAAATTTAATATATCGGGAATTAGCATTAGCTTGGATGGACATACTGCAGAGATGCATTCATTAGTGAGAGGTGATCTTAGTTGCTTCGACAAGACGGTTGAAGGGATCAGGCTATGTGTGAGAAAGAATCTTCCGTTCAGGGTGACATCAGTCATCACAAATGATAATGCAAATTTCATTCGAGACTTTCTGGATCTTTTGCTTGAAATTGGGGTTCCATCCGTTGTCTTTCAGGCAATTCAGGGAGACTCAGGAAGAGCTGCTAAACATGGGAATTTTGTATTGGATGATACAAAAAAAAGTTGA
- a CDS encoding transposase, which produces MKKSRRKFSPEFKTKVVLEALSERMTATQLAQKYELHPNQITQWKREFLDHAAEVFTSGKHEQDRSQEEMAQLYRKIGQLQVENDFLKKGLSS; this is translated from the coding sequence ATGAAAAAAAGCAGACGAAAATTCAGTCCTGAATTCAAGACCAAAGTGGTGCTTGAAGCCCTGAGCGAGCGGATGACCGCCACGCAACTCGCTCAGAAATACGAACTCCATCCCAACCAGATCACGCAATGGAAGCGTGAGTTCCTTGACCATGCCGCCGAGGTGTTCACGTCCGGGAAACACGAGCAGGATCGGAGTCAGGAAGAGATGGCTCAGTTGTATCGAAAAATCGGCCAGTTACAGGTAGAGAACGATTTTTTAAAAAAAGGCTTGTCGAGCTGA
- a CDS encoding aldehyde dehydrogenase family protein, translating to MDYWTGLFHRWRDVFMSFQNDRFSLLVGGDSVVANNSFAVINPATEEEVGYAPAASLEHVDKSVLAYEEVRETWTKDIAYRRKLLQNCARKIEAQTDSIAEILSSEHGKPLHKSKLEISGVVKWFMDTSLLAIPDTVNDKLPNVPNVSSKITRKPYGVVAAITPWNFPLMMMAWKVAPALLMGNGVIVKPSPFTPLSSLYIGKIMSEVLPRGTLSVLTGDNRFSHELCSHARIKKISLTGSIETGKSIYNSSGLKDLTLELGGNDPAIILPDADIESCIEEIFWAAFSNCGQICTGIKRLYIHESMFERTANLLREYANNVKIGGAFESNIEMGPINNAQQLYRIESMVFDAVESGGICISGGRRLDRKGYFYPPTIITNIRDDSRVVNEEQFGPVLPLLTYTSLDNAVIRANNSNYGLGGSVWGRDVSLAERIAEKLECGTAWINMHGPIWGAAPFGGWKLSGIGEEHGEQGLYEYSQAHVVYKKTTGDFYEQ from the coding sequence ATGGATTACTGGACAGGATTATTTCATCGATGGAGGGATGTTTTTATGAGTTTTCAGAATGACAGATTTTCTCTCTTGGTTGGGGGGGATTCTGTTGTAGCAAATAATTCCTTTGCCGTAATCAATCCTGCAACAGAAGAGGAAGTTGGTTATGCCCCTGCTGCTTCATTGGAGCATGTAGACAAATCAGTCCTGGCATATGAAGAAGTACGAGAGACGTGGACTAAGGATATAGCTTACCGCAGGAAGTTACTGCAAAATTGTGCCCGAAAAATTGAAGCTCAGACAGATTCTATAGCAGAGATTCTGTCTTCCGAACACGGCAAACCTCTTCACAAGTCCAAGCTTGAAATATCTGGTGTGGTTAAGTGGTTCATGGACACTTCGCTGTTGGCGATTCCTGATACAGTAAATGATAAACTCCCCAATGTGCCCAATGTATCATCTAAGATTACCCGGAAACCATATGGTGTTGTTGCAGCCATTACCCCTTGGAACTTTCCCTTGATGATGATGGCATGGAAGGTTGCCCCTGCTTTATTAATGGGGAATGGGGTAATCGTAAAACCATCTCCGTTTACCCCTTTGAGTTCTCTCTATATAGGGAAGATTATGTCTGAGGTATTACCCCGTGGGACGCTATCTGTACTAACCGGGGACAATAGATTTTCACATGAGCTTTGTTCCCATGCGCGAATAAAAAAGATTTCACTAACCGGCTCAATTGAAACTGGGAAATCCATTTATAATTCATCGGGGCTGAAAGATTTGACATTAGAACTAGGTGGAAATGATCCTGCTATTATCCTACCAGATGCGGATATTGAAAGCTGTATTGAGGAAATTTTTTGGGCCGCATTTTCAAATTGCGGACAAATTTGCACAGGTATAAAGCGACTTTATATCCATGAGAGCATGTTTGAAAGAACGGCAAATCTTCTCCGTGAATATGCAAACAATGTCAAAATAGGAGGAGCGTTTGAAAGCAACATCGAAATGGGCCCAATAAATAACGCACAGCAACTTTATAGAATCGAATCGATGGTCTTCGATGCAGTTGAGAGTGGAGGAATTTGCATTTCAGGCGGGAGAAGACTAGACAGAAAGGGGTATTTCTATCCACCTACTATCATCACGAATATACGTGATGATAGTAGAGTCGTGAACGAAGAACAATTCGGTCCAGTTCTCCCGCTATTGACATATACCAGTCTGGATAATGCTGTGATACGAGCAAACAATTCCAACTATGGACTGGGTGGCTCTGTCTGGGGACGAGATGTTTCTCTTGCAGAAAGAATAGCTGAAAAACTAGAGTGCGGCACCGCATGGATAAATATGCATGGTCCCATTTGGGGAGCGGCACCATTCGGCGGCTGGAAGCTGTCTGGCATAGGGGAAGAACACGGAGAACAGGGACTGTATGAATATTCACAGGCTCACGTAGTATATAAAAAAACAACTGGTGATTTTTATGAGCAATAA
- a CDS encoding purine-nucleoside phosphorylase: MKERDAPLSMYIPDQYRASNRPSVRRCLTGLEVNPKVVVFTPIRSLFSAILPNDLANSSSGWWEAKYSSVLNVSVVLTPQASPIVDLLACLEPGTNVILVGIAGALRDLDIGDIVEVSSSHVCGTKFFSSLDLKSSFKKASIATVSSLAETESRINELRGICNCADMETGILFSLSGEYHLKAASLQVISDSVLNQPFYNTGEDAYEKSMSILTSWINTNIGNFLK, from the coding sequence ATGAAAGAAAGGGATGCCCCGTTGAGTATGTACATTCCAGATCAATATAGAGCAAGCAATAGACCGTCTGTACGGAGGTGTCTGACGGGACTTGAGGTTAATCCAAAAGTTGTAGTCTTTACCCCGATACGCTCGCTTTTTAGTGCAATACTTCCTAATGATTTAGCAAACTCGTCCTCAGGTTGGTGGGAAGCAAAATACTCCTCCGTATTAAATGTCAGCGTTGTTCTCACCCCACAAGCGTCACCAATTGTTGATTTGTTGGCATGCCTGGAGCCTGGTACGAATGTGATTTTAGTTGGGATAGCAGGGGCTTTAAGAGATCTTGATATTGGTGATATAGTCGAAGTTTCTTCATCACATGTCTGCGGAACCAAGTTCTTTTCTTCTTTAGATCTCAAATCTTCATTCAAGAAGGCTAGTATTGCAACCGTGTCATCCTTAGCAGAAACGGAATCTAGAATAAATGAGCTTAGGGGGATCTGCAACTGCGCTGACATGGAAACCGGGATTTTGTTTTCCTTATCGGGTGAATACCACCTAAAGGCTGCATCACTTCAAGTTATCTCTGATAGTGTATTGAACCAACCTTTTTACAATACAGGGGAAGATGCGTATGAGAAGTCTATGTCTATTTTAACATCTTGGATTAACACAAATATAGGAAACTTTCTAAAATGA
- a CDS encoding aldehyde dehydrogenase family protein yields the protein MNYSDIVDLRMALDANISSSPMPLDPHKYSIALLDCLTNIKEYTIKSVCKASLYSEEDVLNLWGAAERFVQNFPVLVSQQKEYINVLGDTCRNLWPSEVRRLPWGTILVCIPANAIIPLAIILPLALAASGNRIVFAFSQKIREIGIQVLNKIETCLGDSLFVWEGTVRDVVDGLIEPEPHIDLLYYMGGSSQYPAIAEKCARNGVDLHYEGEGRTIALLDHEMSTPKLYASAQNILLSKVFCNGMMCSSPNAILVHRESFSEFTKAYESLCEGPYKLSFLDSSLADLRNKYGTEKPKLQTDKSPCFWEVDLPTALNAEELFCPGILVAAYDDIDECINIIAKTRHKLQISLFAEEKSLLERMISRTGFARYCLNMNPALQDPCLPWGNYGSSGFSDVSNFYEKGLRKVIIEGTGQ from the coding sequence GTGAACTACAGTGACATAGTAGATTTGCGAATGGCACTGGATGCAAATATTTCATCCTCCCCAATGCCACTCGACCCTCATAAATACTCTATAGCTCTGCTTGATTGTTTAACTAACATCAAAGAGTACACAATAAAAAGCGTTTGCAAAGCTTCCTTGTATTCCGAAGAAGATGTGCTGAATTTGTGGGGCGCAGCAGAAAGATTTGTGCAAAACTTCCCCGTCCTAGTATCTCAACAAAAAGAATATATTAATGTTTTAGGAGATACGTGTAGGAATCTATGGCCCAGTGAAGTAAGACGCCTGCCATGGGGCACTATTCTTGTTTGCATTCCTGCAAATGCAATTATTCCACTTGCAATTATTTTGCCTTTAGCATTGGCGGCTAGCGGGAATCGTATTGTATTTGCGTTTTCTCAGAAAATACGCGAAATAGGAATTCAGGTTTTAAACAAGATTGAGACTTGTTTGGGTGATTCTCTCTTTGTTTGGGAAGGAACAGTTAGAGACGTTGTTGATGGATTGATAGAGCCGGAACCTCATATTGACCTTTTGTATTACATGGGCGGGTCTTCTCAATATCCAGCAATTGCTGAAAAGTGTGCACGAAATGGTGTCGACTTGCATTATGAAGGGGAAGGCCGAACCATAGCGCTATTGGACCATGAAATGTCTACCCCAAAGCTATACGCGAGCGCACAGAACATTTTGTTATCTAAAGTTTTTTGCAATGGGATGATGTGCTCTTCTCCCAATGCAATATTAGTTCATCGCGAAAGCTTTTCTGAGTTTACGAAGGCGTATGAATCTCTTTGCGAAGGCCCATATAAGTTGAGCTTCCTCGATAGTTCCCTTGCTGATTTGAGAAATAAATACGGAACAGAAAAACCAAAATTACAAACCGACAAGTCGCCTTGCTTTTGGGAGGTTGACCTACCAACGGCTCTAAATGCAGAAGAGTTGTTTTGCCCCGGAATTCTTGTTGCCGCATACGACGATATAGACGAATGCATCAATATTATTGCTAAGACACGGCACAAGTTACAGATTTCCCTATTTGCAGAAGAAAAGTCGCTGTTAGAGAGAATGATTTCCAGAACTGGATTTGCCAGATACTGTCTTAATATGAATCCGGCGCTTCAAGACCCGTGCTTACCATGGGGGAACTATGGATCTTCTGGGTTCAGTGACGTAAGCAACTTTTACGAGAAAGGATTGAGAAAAGTAATCATTGAGGGTACTGGGCAATGA
- a CDS encoding SPASM domain-containing protein gives MEFCCYAGKQLIHISHQGSVAPCSWLYKVAPDRFTLGNIKTSSLHFCLMQSNLKMQGLVDERKGCPVEYVHSRSI, from the coding sequence GTGGAGTTTTGTTGCTATGCAGGAAAACAGCTAATTCACATATCTCACCAAGGCAGTGTGGCACCATGTTCATGGCTATATAAAGTAGCCCCTGATAGGTTTACTTTGGGCAATATCAAAACGAGTTCTCTGCACTTTTGCTTGATGCAATCCAACTTAAAAATGCAAGGCCTTGTTGATGAAAGAAAGGGATGCCCCGTTGAGTATGTACATTCCAGATCAATATAG
- the tyrS gene encoding tyrosine--tRNA ligase — MNNTEKEALIDKILKRGIIKTILPSEDEFRKRLLADKPLKFYIGADPTADSLHLSHAKNFMLLEDFRKLGHKVFVLFGDLTACIGDPSDRDSVRDQLSREKAKENAQSWVNQIKAIIDFEDESNPAQVVYNSSWFDAFNVTELLSLFSNATVQQMLERDMFEKRLKEDKPIFLHEFLYPMFQGYDSVALDIDVELCGTDQIFNALTGRSLLKKYKDKEKFVVAVNLMENPKTGTLMSKSNGTGVFLGGGAQSMFGQIMAQPDEMIEVILVNNTRISLDSIASLDILNSPRDAKLFTAVEVTSLFYGKDEAEKQKQHFIETFSKQKFPMDAPVIQIADNQLMLIDLLMNCVPDKSKSELRRLVTANAVSIDGVKHTDPFESLVINSEMELKVGNRLFFRIRK, encoded by the coding sequence ATGAATAATACAGAAAAAGAAGCATTGATTGACAAAATACTTAAACGAGGAATTATTAAAACGATCCTTCCTTCGGAGGATGAATTCCGAAAGCGTTTACTAGCAGACAAGCCCCTTAAGTTCTATATTGGCGCTGACCCTACGGCTGACTCTCTCCATCTGAGTCATGCAAAAAATTTCATGCTTCTGGAAGACTTTCGCAAATTGGGCCACAAAGTTTTTGTCTTGTTTGGAGACCTGACGGCATGCATTGGCGACCCATCCGACAGGGATTCTGTAAGAGATCAACTTTCTAGGGAAAAGGCGAAAGAGAACGCTCAAAGCTGGGTTAATCAAATCAAAGCAATAATAGACTTTGAAGACGAGTCAAACCCAGCACAGGTTGTTTATAATAGTTCTTGGTTTGATGCTTTTAATGTTACGGAACTGTTGTCTCTGTTTTCAAATGCGACCGTTCAGCAAATGCTTGAAAGAGACATGTTTGAGAAACGCCTAAAAGAAGACAAGCCAATCTTCCTACACGAGTTTCTTTATCCAATGTTTCAAGGATACGACAGCGTTGCATTGGATATTGATGTAGAACTTTGCGGAACTGATCAGATTTTCAATGCTCTCACTGGCCGATCTCTTCTAAAAAAGTATAAGGACAAAGAGAAGTTTGTTGTAGCAGTTAATCTGATGGAGAATCCTAAGACGGGAACCCTAATGTCAAAGAGCAATGGAACAGGAGTTTTCTTGGGGGGAGGAGCGCAATCCATGTTCGGTCAAATTATGGCGCAACCAGATGAAATGATTGAGGTTATTTTAGTTAACAACACGAGAATTTCCTTAGACTCCATAGCTAGCTTAGATATTTTAAACTCCCCACGTGACGCAAAGCTCTTTACTGCTGTAGAAGTAACCTCATTATTCTACGGGAAAGACGAAGCTGAAAAGCAAAAGCAGCACTTTATAGAAACTTTTTCAAAGCAGAAATTTCCGATGGATGCCCCAGTCATTCAAATCGCAGACAATCAACTCATGCTCATTGATCTGCTTATGAATTGCGTCCCTGACAAGTCAAAGAGTGAACTGAGACGATTAGTCACAGCAAATGCAGTATCAATTGATGGAGTCAAGCACACAGACCCTTTTGAAAGCCTTGTCATCAATTCCGAAATGGAGCTAAAAGTCGGCAATCGTCTGTTCTTCAGAATACGTAAATAG
- a CDS encoding type IV toxin-antitoxin system AbiEi family antitoxin domain-containing protein: MSQKATATDKAKTIILKQGGIIRTQEAIKQGIHPRTLYQLRDSGKLEQLSRGVYKLRDSKPLEHPDLVTVAIRVPKGVICLVSALSFHEMTTQVPHAVSVALEKGAEQPRIDFPPVTVFRFSSACFFAGIETHMLDGIPVRIYSPEKTLADCFKFRNTIGMDVVLESLKLYQQRKQKDLNALMDHAKTCRVASVIRPYLEATL, encoded by the coding sequence ATGAGTCAAAAAGCCACTGCAACTGATAAAGCAAAAACGATTATCCTGAAGCAAGGGGGGATAATCCGTACTCAGGAAGCGATAAAGCAGGGGATCCATCCCAGAACCCTTTATCAGCTTAGAGATAGTGGGAAACTTGAGCAGCTTTCACGAGGTGTTTATAAGCTCAGAGACAGCAAGCCGCTTGAACATCCTGATCTTGTTACTGTTGCCATAAGAGTGCCAAAAGGAGTAATCTGTCTTGTTTCAGCCCTTTCTTTTCACGAGATGACCACCCAGGTTCCTCATGCTGTTTCCGTTGCACTCGAAAAAGGCGCAGAACAACCAAGAATCGATTTCCCGCCGGTTACCGTTTTTCGCTTTTCCTCTGCATGCTTTTTTGCAGGCATTGAAACCCATATGCTTGATGGCATTCCGGTGAGGATCTACAGTCCCGAAAAGACCCTTGCCGATTGTTTCAAATTTCGCAATACCATCGGTATGGATGTCGTACTTGAATCGCTGAAACTCTATCAGCAAAGAAAACAGAAAGACCTCAATGCCCTTATGGATCATGCAAAGACGTGTCGAGTAGCATCAGTCATAAGACCTTACCTGGAAGCGACGCTATGA
- a CDS encoding radical SAM protein gives MTTDISQKITESVCALKDPIAIYEIGSGEDVAIYNRANQKKIFSTRKRANALLDEFQTELSDKPSVSNVASKTYRVEVTFSCNARCDYCLVYNNAIKQLDESMSLEMAKEIVSSFNESMADEGSVLVIGGEPFLNMPVIEHIVDFLKGQITIFSNGTLIDEDLASWLSRPNIRTIISLDGLSEHNFGRKNLFGQPIFKDSLRGYDFLRKNNAKTGIGCLASAANVDCLYDIVQYYHTEYGEKSFGISIPHYTSINNHPVDVKVYTAQMKKIFRYAYINGIYIDQIASILRPLVFESFRACACKIVSGQRTFYPDGSETLCTKLDTKESEFSSFLEQPFSFSPLFTDQCQSCRSISICGGGCIWDAHFDSSHHDQRNCYFNREMLLVILSHMHDYLPKHKVVSKKELLRVYSSMIGEEA, from the coding sequence ATGACAACTGACATAAGCCAAAAGATTACAGAAAGTGTCTGTGCCCTGAAAGATCCAATAGCGATTTATGAGATAGGTTCTGGCGAAGATGTGGCTATATATAACAGAGCCAACCAAAAGAAGATATTTTCAACAAGAAAGCGGGCAAATGCTCTTCTCGATGAATTTCAGACTGAGTTATCTGATAAGCCAAGTGTAAGCAATGTGGCGTCTAAAACATATAGGGTGGAAGTTACTTTTTCATGCAATGCAAGGTGCGATTACTGCCTTGTTTATAATAACGCTATAAAGCAGCTTGATGAGAGTATGTCTCTGGAGATGGCGAAAGAAATAGTTTCTTCCTTTAATGAGTCTATGGCGGACGAAGGATCGGTGCTGGTTATTGGCGGAGAGCCGTTCTTGAATATGCCTGTGATAGAGCACATCGTAGATTTCCTGAAAGGTCAAATTACCATTTTTTCAAACGGGACTCTTATTGACGAAGATTTAGCTTCATGGCTAAGCCGCCCAAATATTAGGACGATCATATCTCTTGATGGACTTTCTGAGCATAACTTTGGGCGCAAAAACTTGTTTGGCCAACCTATATTCAAGGATAGCCTAAGGGGGTATGATTTTCTCAGAAAAAACAATGCGAAAACAGGAATTGGATGTTTGGCTTCTGCCGCAAATGTGGATTGTCTTTATGATATTGTCCAATATTATCATACCGAATATGGAGAGAAGTCTTTTGGTATAAGCATTCCTCACTATACATCGATAAATAACCATCCTGTCGATGTGAAGGTATATACCGCTCAAATGAAAAAAATATTTAGATATGCATACATAAACGGAATATACATTGATCAAATAGCAAGTATTCTACGCCCCTTGGTATTTGAGTCGTTTAGAGCTTGTGCATGTAAAATCGTATCAGGACAAAGGACCTTTTACCCTGACGGCAGTGAAACGCTATGCACAAAATTAGACACAAAAGAGTCCGAATTTTCATCCTTTTTGGAACAACCGTTTAGTTTTTCTCCTCTTTTTACAGACCAGTGCCAATCATGTCGTTCCATTTCTATTTGTGGTGGTGGATGCATTTGGGATGCACATTTTGATTCATCACATCATGATCAACGAAACTGTTACTTTAACAGAGAGATGCTCTTAGTGATACTAAGCCATATGCATGACTATCTTCCAAAGCACAAAGTTGTCAGTAAGAAGGAACTGCTTAGAGTCTACTCTTCGATGATTGGAGAAGAAGCATGA
- a CDS encoding ADP-ribosylglycohydrolase family protein, with the protein MNVPLLQNALYQLLHAPSLEEGVVDTIMHGGDTDTNAAICGALLGAVCGREAIPAQWLDCLQNCRPEAGHSRVRHPRPECFWPVDVLELAEELIGLTVPQ; encoded by the coding sequence TTGAACGTCCCCCTTTTACAGAATGCCCTGTATCAGCTGCTCCATGCGCCGAGCCTCGAAGAAGGTGTTGTCGATACCATTATGCACGGCGGTGACACCGATACAAACGCGGCCATTTGCGGGGCGCTGTTAGGCGCGGTGTGCGGTCGGGAGGCTATTCCGGCCCAGTGGCTCGACTGCCTGCAAAACTGCCGCCCAGAGGCAGGACATTCGCGAGTACGCCATCCCCGTCCGGAATGCTTCTGGCCGGTGGATGTGCTGGAACTGGCTGAAGAATTGATCGGGCTGACGGTACCTCAGTGA
- a CDS encoding IS3 family transposase yields MVQGCTISRKRRRRTLNQELLRLIDQQYLQKPYYGVYRMWEWLHKDKGYQVNIKRIRRLYRLMGLEAIGPKPNTSKPAPGHKVYPYLLKDLSITHSNQVWATDLTYVPMQSGFLYLMAIIDLKSRYVLNWSVSNSMDATWCAEVFRETVHKYGAPEILNTDQGSQFTSDVFTTAVIEEAGVRLSMDGKGRAIDNVFIERLWRSLKYEYLYLNPPADGLELYKGLKRWFSEYNTERRHMSLNGEVPKTVYYAKKQQAPEAA; encoded by the coding sequence ATCGTTCAGGGCTGTACTATCAGCCGAAAAAGACGTCGACGGACACTGAACCAGGAGCTGCTGCGTCTTATCGATCAGCAGTACCTGCAAAAACCTTACTACGGCGTCTATCGCATGTGGGAGTGGTTGCACAAAGACAAAGGCTATCAGGTCAATATCAAACGAATCAGGCGCCTCTACCGCCTCATGGGGTTAGAGGCAATCGGTCCGAAACCGAATACCTCGAAACCGGCACCGGGCCATAAGGTTTATCCGTATCTGCTCAAGGATCTCTCGATCACGCACAGCAACCAGGTCTGGGCGACGGATCTGACCTATGTGCCGATGCAAAGCGGGTTTCTGTACCTGATGGCCATTATCGACCTGAAAAGCCGGTATGTGCTCAACTGGTCGGTCTCGAACAGCATGGATGCCACATGGTGTGCCGAAGTGTTCCGGGAGACCGTCCACAAGTACGGAGCACCGGAGATACTGAACACCGACCAGGGCAGCCAATTCACCAGCGATGTGTTCACCACGGCAGTGATCGAAGAGGCCGGAGTCAGGCTCTCCATGGATGGCAAAGGCCGAGCTATCGACAACGTGTTTATCGAACGGTTATGGCGGAGCCTCAAGTATGAGTACCTGTACCTGAATCCACCAGCCGACGGTCTGGAACTCTACAAAGGATTGAAACGCTGGTTCAGCGAATACAACACCGAAAGACGGCATATGTCCTTGAACGGCGAGGTTCCGAAAACCGTCTATTATGCCAAAAAACAACAGGCTCCGGAGGCAGCCTGA
- a CDS encoding helix-turn-helix domain-containing protein — protein MSNEIDPDRWLSVDEIASHLGVNRETVYRWIEDKGLPGHRIGRLWKFNRQEVDSWVRNHNQIDTDK, from the coding sequence ATGAGTAATGAGATTGACCCGGATCGGTGGCTATCAGTAGATGAAATAGCATCCCATCTTGGCGTTAACAGAGAAACAGTATACCGCTGGATTGAAGACAAAGGCCTTCCCGGACACCGAATAGGACGCCTTTGGAAGTTCAACCGACAAGAAGTCGACTCATGGGTACGAAATCACAATCAAATAGACACAGATAAGTAA